In Fusobacterium hwasookii, a single window of DNA contains:
- the dusB gene encoding tRNA dihydrouridine synthase DusB has product MKKIYIAPIAGVTDYTFRGILEDFKPDLIFTEMVSVNALSVLNDKTISKILKLRDGNAVQIFGEDIKKIKESAKYIENLGVKHINLNCGCPMKKIVNCGYGAALVKEPEKIKKILSEIKSTLNDDTKLSVKIRIGYKEPENYVQIGKIAEEIGCDHITIHGRTREQLYSGKADWKYIKEVKDNISIPVIGNGDIFTGEDALEKISYSNVDGVMLARGIFGNPWLIRDIREILEYGEIKTSTTKEDKINMAIEHLKRIRVDNDNQFIFDVRKHISWYLKGMENCTEAKRKINTISDYDEIIKILEEML; this is encoded by the coding sequence ATGAAAAAAATTTATATAGCTCCTATTGCAGGAGTAACAGATTACACATTTAGAGGTATACTGGAAGATTTTAAACCTGATTTAATATTTACAGAAATGGTGAGTGTAAATGCACTTTCAGTTTTAAATGATAAAACTATTTCAAAAATTTTAAAATTAAGAGATGGAAATGCAGTTCAAATTTTTGGGGAAGATATAAAAAAAATAAAAGAAAGTGCAAAATATATAGAAAATTTAGGTGTAAAACATATTAATTTAAATTGTGGTTGTCCTATGAAAAAAATAGTAAATTGTGGATATGGAGCAGCCCTAGTTAAAGAACCAGAAAAAATAAAGAAAATATTATCTGAAATAAAATCTACTTTAAATGATGATACGAAACTTTCAGTAAAAATTAGAATAGGGTATAAAGAACCAGAGAATTATGTTCAAATTGGAAAAATAGCTGAAGAAATTGGTTGTGACCATATCACTATACATGGAAGAACTAGAGAACAATTATATTCTGGGAAAGCAGATTGGAAATATATAAAAGAAGTTAAAGATAATATTTCTATACCAGTTATAGGAAATGGGGATATTTTTACTGGAGAAGATGCCTTAGAAAAAATATCATATTCAAATGTTGATGGAGTTATGCTGGCAAGAGGAATTTTTGGTAATCCTTGGCTTATTAGAGATATTAGAGAAATTTTAGAATATGGAGAAATAAAAACTTCTACAACAAAAGAAGATAAAATTAATATGGCAATAGAGCATTTAAAAAGAATAAGAGTTGATAATGATAATCAATTTATTTTTGATGTGAGAAAACATATTTCTTGGTATTTAAAGGGAATGGAGAACTGTACAGAAGCTAAGAGAAAAATAAATACTATCAGTGATTATGATGAGATTATTAAAATATTAGAAGAAATGCTTTAA
- a CDS encoding LptA/OstA family protein: MSKKKIIYIAIGAIAVILGYFNYFGSDKEVGDIRKIIETINAVYESDDIRVEAEKEIDYVDEKESKFEKAKATIQGMLLSGDNAFLDKDKNLTLDTNILGISPNGWEIKASELKYNKETQELVSVKPMYAKNAEKGIEVLANKFKTTISMDNITLEDGVIIKNKMFSILADKANYDNSSKIITLEGNIRLSNRIGEVGDINNLKDVKDVQNNSANKAEKEMSGTFSKVYFNLDERNLYASDGFDLKYDEVGLKGRNIVLNETTQSFKVTDDVKFTYQDYIFDVSYIEKEPNSDIINIYGKIKGGNPIYSVLADKGEYNINDKKIRVFGNVDITSTKGERLLLDNFIYSSQTKEADMYGNKIKYTSPDNNLEAEYIHYNTVTKEVTTDKPFDSWNAKGDGLTGTNIVYNLGTKDFYSKENITVKSKDYGLTTKNVTYKEETGILTAPEPYVIKSNSGDSTVNGNSITYNKKTGELVSPGEIIVDNKGTIIKGHDLVYNNISGLGKIEGPIPFENKADNMSGIAKELIIKKGDYVDLVGPIKAKRDTTNMEFENARYSYKDELIHVNTPVKFNDPVSSMVGSVSSATYSPKDSILRGANFNMKEPDRSAKAQNIVLYNKGERKLELVGNAYLSSGKDNISGPKIVYYLDTKDAETPSNSVINYDQYTIKSSYAKVNRENGAVFAKNADVKSVDGNEFSANQAKGNTNDVVHFTGNVKGKSKQKEGDVFFTGDKADLYMSKVDDKYQAKKVIVDSKSTFTQLNRRIDSNYLELDLIKKEVYAKKNPVLTIDDGPKGNTLVKADDVTGYIDKELIKLNKNVYVKNINEKKEETVLTADRGTVTREMADVYDRVKIVTKDSVTTANEGHYDIVNRKIRAKGNVHVDYTGDKSTSTIFNDMTSTKKK; this comes from the coding sequence ATGAGTAAGAAAAAAATTATATATATTGCCATAGGAGCAATAGCAGTAATCTTAGGGTACTTTAACTATTTTGGTTCTGATAAAGAAGTTGGAGATATAAGAAAAATAATTGAAACAATCAATGCAGTTTATGAAAGTGATGATATTCGTGTTGAAGCTGAAAAAGAAATTGACTATGTAGATGAAAAAGAAAGTAAGTTTGAAAAAGCAAAAGCTACAATTCAAGGAATGCTTTTAAGTGGAGATAATGCTTTTCTTGATAAGGATAAAAATTTAACTTTAGATACTAATATTCTAGGTATAAGCCCTAATGGTTGGGAGATTAAAGCTTCTGAATTAAAATATAATAAGGAAACTCAAGAGCTTGTCTCAGTAAAGCCTATGTATGCAAAGAATGCAGAAAAGGGTATAGAGGTTTTAGCAAATAAATTTAAAACAACTATTTCTATGGATAATATAACATTAGAAGATGGAGTTATTATAAAAAATAAAATGTTTTCTATCTTGGCTGATAAGGCGAATTATGATAATTCAAGTAAAATTATAACACTTGAAGGAAATATAAGATTATCTAATAGAATTGGTGAAGTAGGAGACATTAACAATCTTAAAGATGTTAAGGATGTTCAAAATAATAGTGCTAATAAAGCTGAAAAAGAAATGTCAGGAACTTTTTCAAAAGTTTATTTTAATTTAGATGAAAGAAATTTATATGCAAGTGATGGATTTGATTTAAAATATGATGAAGTTGGATTAAAGGGTAGAAATATAGTTTTAAATGAAACAACACAAAGTTTCAAAGTAACTGATGATGTAAAATTTACATATCAAGATTATATTTTTGATGTTAGTTATATTGAAAAAGAACCTAATAGTGATATAATAAATATTTATGGAAAAATTAAAGGTGGAAACCCTATATATTCTGTATTAGCAGATAAGGGAGAATATAATATCAATGATAAGAAAATAAGAGTCTTTGGAAATGTTGATATAACTTCTACAAAGGGTGAAAGATTACTTTTGGATAACTTTATCTATTCTAGTCAAACAAAAGAAGCTGATATGTATGGGAATAAAATTAAGTATACTTCACCTGATAATAATTTAGAAGCAGAATATATTCACTATAATACTGTTACAAAAGAAGTAACAACAGATAAGCCTTTTGATTCTTGGAATGCTAAAGGTGATGGATTAACAGGTACAAATATAGTATATAACTTAGGAACTAAAGATTTTTATTCAAAAGAAAATATTACTGTAAAGAGTAAAGACTATGGTTTAACAACTAAAAATGTAACATATAAAGAAGAAACAGGAATTTTAACAGCACCTGAACCTTATGTTATAAAATCTAATAGTGGTGATTCAACAGTCAATGGAAATAGTATTACATATAATAAAAAGACAGGTGAACTTGTAAGTCCCGGAGAAATTATTGTAGATAATAAAGGAACTATAATAAAAGGGCATGATTTAGTATACAATAATATAAGTGGGCTAGGGAAAATAGAAGGACCAATTCCTTTTGAAAATAAAGCTGACAATATGTCTGGTATAGCAAAAGAACTTATTATAAAAAAAGGAGATTATGTTGATTTAGTTGGACCTATTAAAGCAAAAAGAGATACAACAAATATGGAATTTGAAAATGCTAGATATTCATACAAGGATGAGTTAATTCATGTGAATACTCCAGTCAAATTTAATGATCCTGTAAGTTCTATGGTTGGTTCAGTAAGTTCAGCAACTTATAGCCCAAAAGATTCTATACTAAGAGGGGCTAATTTTAATATGAAAGAACCAGATAGATCTGCAAAGGCTCAAAATATAGTTCTATATAATAAAGGTGAAAGAAAATTGGAATTAGTAGGGAATGCTTATCTAAGTTCAGGAAAGGACAATATATCAGGTCCTAAAATAGTTTACTATCTTGATACAAAAGATGCTGAAACTCCTTCAAATAGTGTAATAAACTATGACCAATATACTATAAAATCTAGTTATGCTAAAGTAAATAGAGAAAATGGAGCAGTTTTTGCTAAAAATGCTGATGTAAAATCTGTAGATGGAAATGAATTCTCAGCAAATCAAGCTAAAGGAAATACAAATGATGTAGTTCATTTTACAGGAAATGTAAAAGGAAAATCTAAACAAAAAGAAGGAGATGTTTTCTTTACAGGTGATAAAGCAGACTTATATATGAGTAAAGTTGATGATAAATATCAAGCTAAAAAAGTTATTGTTGATTCAAAATCTACATTTACTCAATTAAATAGAAGAATAGATTCTAATTATTTGGAACTTGATCTTATAAAGAAAGAAGTCTATGCAAAGAAAAATCCAGTACTTACAATAGATGATGGACCAAAAGGAAATACTTTAGTTAAAGCAGATGATGTCACTGGTTATATAGATAAAGAATTAATAAAATTAAATAAAAATGTCTATGTAAAAAATATAAATGAAAAAAAAGAGGAGACAGTTTTAACAGCTGATAGAGGTACTGTAACAAGAGAAATGGCAGATGTATATGATAGGGTAAAAATTGTTACAAAAGACTCTGTTACAACTGCAAATGAAGGGCATTATGATATAGTTAATAGAAAAATAAGAGCAAAGGGTAATGTCCATGTTGATTATACAGGTGATAAATCAACAAGTACTATATTTAATGATATGACATCTACAAAGAAAAAATAA
- the alaS gene encoding alanine--tRNA ligase: protein MLTGNEIREKFIEFFMQKQHKHFESASLIPDDPTLLLTVAGMVPFKPYFLGQKEAPCPRVTTYQKCIRTNDLENVGRTARHHTFFEMLGNFSFGDYFKKEAIKWSWEFVTEVLKLNKDKLWITVFTTDDEAEKIWIEECNFPKERIVRMGESENWWSAGPTGSCGPCSEIHVDLGVQYGGDENSKIGDEGTDNRFIEIWNLVFTEWNRMEDGSLEPLPKKNIDTGAGLERIAAVVQGKANNFETDLLFPILEEAAKITGSQYGKNSETNFSLKVITDHARAVTFLVNDGVIPSNEGRGYILRRILRRAVRHGRLLGYTDLFMYKMVDKVVEKFEVAYPDLRKNLENIRKIVKIEEEKFSNTLDQGIQLVNQEIDNLLANGKNKLDGEISFKLYDTYGFPYELTEEIAEERGVTVLREEFEAKMEEQKEKARSAREVVMEKGQDSFIEEFYDKYGITKFTGYEKIEDEGKLLSIREAKDGKYLLIFDKTPFYAESGGQVGDQGKIYSDNFEAKVLDVQKQKDIFIHTVEFKKGMAEENKTYKLEVDAVKRLDTAKNHTATHLLHKALREIVGTHVQQAGSLVDSEKLRFDFSHYEAVTAEQLSKIEDIVNEKIRESIEVDVSHHSIEEAKKLGAMMLFGDKYGDVVRVVDVPGFSTELCGGTHIDNIGKIGLFKIVSEGGIAAGVRRIEARTGYGAYLVEREEANILKDIEKKLKATNLNLVEKVEKTLETLKDTEKELETLKQKLALFETKSALSGMEEIGGAKVLIATFKDKSAEDLRTMIDTIKDNNERAVIVLASTQDKLSFAVGVTKTLTDKIKAGDLVKKLAEITGGKGGGRPDFAQAGGKDEGKLLDAFKEVREIIESKLV from the coding sequence ATGTTAACAGGTAACGAAATTAGGGAGAAATTTATTGAGTTTTTTATGCAAAAACAGCATAAACATTTTGAAAGTGCATCTTTGATACCAGATGATCCAACTTTGCTTTTGACAGTAGCTGGAATGGTACCATTTAAACCATATTTCTTAGGACAAAAAGAAGCACCTTGTCCAAGAGTTACAACTTATCAAAAATGTATAAGAACAAATGACTTAGAAAATGTTGGAAGAACTGCAAGGCACCATACATTTTTTGAAATGTTAGGAAATTTCTCATTTGGAGATTATTTTAAAAAAGAAGCCATAAAATGGTCTTGGGAGTTTGTAACAGAAGTATTAAAACTTAATAAAGATAAACTTTGGATTACAGTTTTTACAACTGATGATGAGGCAGAAAAAATTTGGATAGAAGAATGTAACTTTCCAAAAGAAAGAATAGTAAGAATGGGAGAAAGTGAAAACTGGTGGTCAGCAGGACCTACTGGTTCTTGTGGACCTTGTTCTGAAATTCATGTTGACCTAGGTGTTCAATATGGTGGAGATGAAAATTCTAAAATTGGTGATGAAGGAACAGATAATCGTTTTATAGAAATTTGGAACTTGGTATTTACTGAATGGAATAGAATGGAAGATGGAAGTCTAGAACCATTACCTAAAAAGAATATAGATACAGGAGCAGGACTTGAAAGAATAGCAGCTGTTGTACAAGGAAAAGCTAATAACTTTGAAACAGATTTATTATTCCCTATACTTGAAGAAGCTGCTAAAATAACAGGAAGTCAATATGGCAAAAATTCTGAAACAAACTTTTCATTAAAAGTTATAACAGACCATGCAAGAGCGGTAACTTTCTTAGTCAATGATGGAGTTATACCTTCAAACGAAGGAAGAGGATATATTCTAAGAAGAATCCTTAGAAGAGCAGTAAGACATGGAAGATTATTAGGATATACAGATTTATTTATGTATAAAATGGTAGATAAGGTTGTTGAAAAATTTGAAGTTGCTTATCCAGATTTAAGAAAAAATTTAGAAAATATTAGAAAAATAGTAAAAATTGAAGAAGAAAAATTCTCTAATACTCTTGATCAAGGTATACAACTTGTAAATCAAGAAATTGATAATTTGCTTGCTAATGGAAAAAATAAGTTAGATGGAGAAATTTCATTTAAACTTTATGATACTTATGGTTTTCCTTATGAATTAACAGAAGAAATTGCAGAAGAAAGAGGAGTAACTGTATTAAGAGAAGAATTTGAAGCTAAAATGGAAGAGCAAAAAGAAAAAGCTAGATCTGCAAGAGAAGTAGTTATGGAAAAAGGTCAAGACAGCTTCATTGAAGAATTCTATGATAAATACGGAATAACAAAATTTACAGGTTATGAAAAAATAGAAGACGAAGGAAAGCTTTTAAGCATAAGAGAAGCAAAAGATGGAAAATATCTGTTAATTTTTGATAAAACTCCTTTCTATGCAGAATCTGGTGGTCAAGTAGGAGACCAAGGAAAAATTTACTCTGATAACTTTGAAGCAAAAGTTTTAGATGTTCAAAAACAAAAAGATATATTTATACATACTGTTGAATTTAAAAAAGGTATGGCTGAAGAAAATAAAACTTATAAATTAGAAGTAGATGCTGTAAAGAGATTGGATACTGCTAAAAACCATACAGCTACTCACTTATTACATAAGGCTTTAAGAGAAATAGTTGGAACTCATGTACAACAAGCAGGTTCATTAGTTGATTCTGAAAAATTAAGATTTGATTTTAGCCATTATGAAGCAGTTACAGCTGAACAACTTTCAAAAATTGAAGATATAGTAAATGAAAAAATAAGAGAAAGTATAGAAGTTGATGTAAGTCACCATAGCATAGAAGAGGCTAAGAAGCTAGGAGCTATGATGTTATTTGGTGATAAATATGGAGATGTAGTAAGAGTTGTAGATGTACCAGGTTTCTCAACTGAACTATGTGGAGGAACACATATAGATAATATTGGAAAAATAGGTTTATTTAAAATAGTATCTGAAGGTGGTATAGCTGCAGGAGTTAGAAGAATAGAAGCTAGAACTGGGTATGGAGCATATTTAGTTGAAAGAGAAGAAGCTAATATTTTAAAAGATATTGAAAAGAAACTAAAAGCAACTAATTTAAATTTAGTTGAAAAAGTGGAAAAAACTTTAGAAACTTTAAAAGATACTGAAAAAGAATTGGAAACTTTAAAACAAAAACTTGCTTTATTTGAAACAAAATCTGCATTATCAGGAATGGAAGAAATTGGTGGAGCAAAAGTATTAATTGCTACATTTAAAGATAAATCAGCAGAAGATTTAAGAACTATGATAGATACTATAAAAGATAATAATGAAAGAGCAGTTATAGTTTTAGCAAGTACACAAGATAAATTATCTTTTGCAGTAGGAGTTACAAAAACTTTAACTGATAAAATAAAAGCAGGAGATCTAGTAAAAAAACTAGCTGAGATAACTGGTGGAAAAGGTGGAGGAAGACCTGATTTTGCACAAGCTGGTGGAAAAGATGAAGGAAAACTTTTAGATGCCTTTAAAGAAGTAAGAGAAATCATAGAATCTAAGTTAGTATAA
- the ruvX gene encoding Holliday junction resolvase RuvX, with translation MKRYLALDIGDVRIGVARSDLMGIIATPLETINRKKVKSVKRIAELCKENNTTSIVVGIPKSLDGEEKRQAEKVREYIEKLKKEIENLEIIEIDERFSTVIADNILKDLNKNGAIEKRKVVDKVAASIILQTYLDMKK, from the coding sequence ATGAAAAGATACTTAGCATTAGATATTGGTGATGTTAGAATTGGAGTTGCAAGATCTGATTTAATGGGGATAATTGCCACACCATTAGAAACTATAAATAGAAAAAAAGTGAAGTCTGTCAAGAGGATAGCTGAACTTTGCAAGGAAAATAATACAACTTCAATAGTTGTAGGTATACCTAAAAGCCTTGATGGTGAAGAAAAAAGGCAGGCAGAAAAAGTAAGAGAGTACATTGAAAAGTTAAAAAAAGAAATAGAAAATCTTGAAATAATTGAAATTGATGAAAGATTTTCAACAGTGATAGCTGACAATATATTAAAAGACTTAAATAAAAATGGTGCTATTGAAAAAAGAAAGGTAGTAGATAAAGTAGCTGCCTCAATAATATTACAAACATATTTAGATATGAAAAAATAA
- the secD gene encoding protein translocase subunit SecD, with translation MNNKLFLRLLMVIAIFGVSLYYSLVKPIKLGLDLKGGAYVVLEAVEDENSNVKIDNDAMNRLIEVLNRRVNGIGVAESTIQKAGDNRVIIELPGLQDTEEAINLIGKTALMEFKLMNEDGSLGETLLTGSALKKADVSYDNLGRPQISFEMTTEGAEAFAKITRENIGRQLAITLDGVVQTAPKINSEIPSGNGVITGNYTVEEAKGTAALLNAGALPIKAEIAETRTVGATLGDESIAQSKNAGMVAIVLIWAIMIFFYRLPGIIADLAIVLFGFITFACLNFIDATLTLPGIAGFILSLGMAVDANVIIFERIKEELRFGNSIRNSIESGFGKGFVAIFDSNLTTLIITTILFVFGTGPIKGFAVTLALGTLASMFTAITATKVLLLTFVNIFGFRSPKLFGVTEGEVIK, from the coding sequence ATGAATAATAAGTTATTTCTTAGATTGTTAATGGTTATAGCAATTTTTGGAGTTTCTCTGTACTATAGCTTAGTGAAACCAATAAAGCTAGGGCTAGATTTAAAAGGTGGAGCTTATGTTGTACTTGAAGCTGTAGAAGATGAGAATTCAAATGTAAAAATAGACAATGATGCTATGAACAGATTGATTGAAGTATTAAATAGAAGAGTAAATGGAATTGGAGTTGCAGAATCTACAATTCAAAAAGCTGGAGATAATAGAGTAATAATAGAATTACCAGGTTTACAAGATACAGAAGAAGCAATAAACCTAATAGGTAAGACAGCATTGATGGAATTCAAACTAATGAATGAAGATGGAAGTTTAGGAGAAACTTTACTTACAGGTTCAGCATTAAAAAAAGCAGATGTATCTTATGATAATTTAGGTAGACCACAAATATCATTTGAAATGACAACAGAAGGAGCAGAAGCTTTTGCAAAGATAACAAGAGAAAATATTGGTAGACAACTTGCAATTACTCTTGATGGAGTTGTTCAAACAGCACCTAAAATCAATAGTGAAATTCCTAGTGGAAATGGAGTTATAACAGGTAACTATACAGTTGAAGAAGCAAAGGGAACAGCAGCACTGTTAAATGCTGGGGCATTACCAATAAAAGCTGAAATAGCTGAAACAAGAACAGTTGGTGCAACTCTTGGAGATGAATCAATAGCACAAAGTAAAAATGCTGGTATGGTTGCAATAGTATTAATTTGGGCAATTATGATATTCTTTTATAGATTGCCAGGTATCATAGCTGATTTAGCAATAGTACTATTTGGATTTATAACATTTGCTTGTTTAAACTTTATAGATGCAACACTTACTTTACCAGGTATAGCAGGATTTATCTTATCACTTGGAATGGCAGTTGATGCAAATGTAATTATTTTTGAAAGAATAAAAGAAGAGTTAAGATTTGGAAATAGCATAAGAAACTCAATAGAATCTGGATTTGGAAAAGGATTTGTTGCTATATTTGACTCAAACTTAACAACTTTAATAATAACAACTATATTATTTGTATTTGGTACTGGACCAATAAAAGGATTTGCAGTAACATTAGCATTAGGGACATTAGCTTCAATGTTTACAGCAATAACAGCAACAAAAGTATTACTTCTAACTTTTGTAAATATATTTGGTTTTAGAAGTCCAAAACTTTTTGGAGTTACAGAAGGGGAGGTTATAAAATAA
- the secF gene encoding protein translocase subunit SecF, whose amino-acid sequence MKVNLHIIKRAKLYLTISVVAVVLSLIIFFVKGLNYGIDFSGGNLFQLKYNGTTVTLNQINENLDKLSGELPQVNSNSRKVQISDDGTVIVRVPELNEEDKDKVLNSLKELGTYTLDKEDKVGASIGDDLKKSAIYSLGIGAILIVIYITMRFEFSFAIGGILSLLHDIIIAVGFIALMGYEVDTPFIAAILTILGYSINDTIVIYDRIRENLKRKHKGWTLEECMDESVNQTAIRSLNTSITTLFSVIAILIFGGASLKTFIMTLLIGILAGTYSSIFIATPIVYLLNKRKGNNMEDMFKDDEENEDGKRVEKILV is encoded by the coding sequence ATGAAAGTAAATTTACATATTATAAAAAGAGCAAAATTATATCTTACAATTTCAGTAGTTGCTGTTGTATTATCATTAATAATATTTTTTGTAAAAGGACTTAATTATGGAATAGATTTCTCAGGAGGTAACTTATTTCAATTAAAATATAATGGTACGACAGTTACATTGAATCAAATTAATGAAAATTTAGATAAACTATCAGGAGAATTACCACAAGTTAATTCAAATAGTAGAAAAGTTCAAATTTCTGATGATGGAACAGTTATAGTTAGAGTTCCTGAATTAAATGAAGAAGATAAAGATAAAGTATTGAATAGTTTAAAAGAGTTAGGTACTTATACATTAGATAAAGAAGATAAAGTTGGAGCAAGTATAGGAGATGACTTAAAAAAATCAGCTATCTATTCATTGGGGATAGGAGCAATTTTAATAGTTATATATATAACTATGAGATTTGAGTTTAGTTTTGCAATAGGAGGTATTTTATCATTACTACATGATATAATCATAGCAGTAGGTTTTATAGCACTTATGGGTTATGAAGTCGATACTCCATTTATAGCAGCTATACTAACAATATTAGGATATTCAATCAATGATACAATAGTAATTTATGATAGGATAAGAGAAAATTTAAAAAGAAAACATAAAGGTTGGACTCTTGAAGAATGTATGGATGAATCTGTAAACCAAACTGCTATCAGATCATTAAATACATCAATTACAACATTATTTTCAGTAATTGCTATATTAATCTTTGGTGGAGCAAGTTTAAAAACTTTTATAATGACATTGTTAATAGGAATACTTGCAGGAACATATAGTTCAATATTCATTGCAACTCCAATAGTTTATTTATTAAATAAGAGAAAAGGTAATAATATGGAAGATATGTTTAAAGATGATGAAGAAAATGAAGATGGAAAAAGAGTAGAAAAGATTTTGGTTTAA
- a CDS encoding amidohydrolase, translating to MNVRDITKKYKDYIIEKRRYFHMNPEPSFNEYNTSKVIQEELIKIGIPFEIFAKTGIIATIKGKSSGKTVLLRADMDALEVCEKNNVSYKSQKEGLMHACGHDGHIAMLLGAAHVLNEIKNDISGEIKLFFQPAEEVAKGAKAVIEESRITDFIDAAFAIHLWQGIPVGKISLESGARMAAADMFSIKVKGKSGHGSMPHETVDAVVVASAIVMNLQHLVSRNTNPLDTLVVTVGKLTAGTRYNIIAGEALLEGTIRSFSDEVWKKVPEQIERVVKNTAATYGAEAEIDLFRATPPLVNNQDISDILKISAEKLYGEEVVIKYEKTPGGEDFAYFTQAVPGALAFVGIRNDEKGINSPHHNETFDMDEEALEMGTNLYVQFAVDFLNSKK from the coding sequence ATGAATGTAAGAGATATAACAAAAAAGTATAAAGATTATATAATTGAAAAAAGAAGATATTTTCATATGAATCCTGAACCAAGTTTTAATGAATATAATACATCTAAAGTTATTCAGGAAGAATTAATAAAAATAGGAATTCCTTTTGAAATTTTTGCTAAAACTGGAATTATAGCAACTATAAAAGGAAAAAGTTCTGGAAAAACTGTTTTGTTGAGAGCAGATATGGATGCACTTGAAGTTTGTGAAAAAAATAATGTTAGCTATAAATCACAAAAAGAAGGTTTAATGCATGCTTGTGGACATGATGGACATATTGCTATGCTTTTAGGGGCTGCCCATGTCTTAAATGAAATTAAAAATGATATTTCTGGAGAAATAAAATTATTTTTTCAACCTGCTGAAGAGGTTGCAAAAGGTGCTAAAGCCGTAATAGAAGAGAGTAGAATAACAGATTTTATTGATGCTGCTTTTGCTATTCATTTATGGCAGGGGATTCCTGTTGGTAAAATTTCATTAGAAAGTGGTGCTCGTATGGCTGCAGCAGACATGTTTTCAATTAAAGTAAAAGGAAAATCTGGACATGGTTCTATGCCCCATGAAACTGTTGATGCTGTTGTGGTTGCTTCAGCAATAGTTATGAATTTACAACATTTAGTAAGTAGAAATACAAATCCATTAGATACTTTGGTTGTTACTGTTGGAAAGTTAACTGCTGGAACAAGATATAATATCATAGCAGGTGAAGCTCTTTTAGAAGGAACTATTAGATCTTTTTCAGATGAAGTTTGGAAAAAAGTTCCTGAACAAATAGAAAGAGTTGTAAAAAATACAGCTGCTACCTATGGTGCAGAGGCTGAAATTGATTTATTCAGAGCAACTCCTCCTCTTGTTAATAATCAAGATATATCTGATATTTTAAAAATTTCTGCTGAAAAATTATATGGTGAAGAAGTTGTTATAAAATATGAAAAAACTCCTGGTGGGGAAGATTTTGCATATTTCACACAAGCTGTTCCTGGAGCATTGGCATTTGTTGGTATAAGAAATGATGAAAAGGGAATAAATTCACCTCACCATAATGAAACATTTGATATGGATGAGGAAGCATTAGAAATGGGAACAAATTTATATGTACAATTTGCAGTAGATTTTTTAAATTCAAAAAAATAA